The window TGATACCACACGCAATACAGGTATGGCCGCGTGAATAAAATCATCTCCCTGTCCATAAATGGATAAGAATAATCCAGGTACAATATTGAGTAAAACACAAACCACAACTGCAAAGCCCATACTCCAGTAGATAATTCTCCTAAGTAGCTCAGGTACTTTTTCTTCTAATCCCTGACCAATTACATTACTCACCATCGTAGTTGTGGTAGCAGCAAAAGCCCAGGTAAAACAACCGAAGAAACCAAAGATATTCCGCATGGTATTGGAAATCGCAAGATCGCGATTGCCATGATGTTCCACGAGAATATAGAAGAACTCCCAAGTGATGATACTGATCGCATGTTGCATCACCAATGGGGCAGAAATGGTGAGGATTTTACGGGTATTGTCGGCGTGCCAGCGAAAATTGCTGAAGAGTTGTAGCTGTCCGCTTACACCTTTGGAGCGTATCACCCAAAATATGACGATCAATCCCGCAAACTCTGCAATAATGGATGCAAGTGCCGCTCCATTAAAGCCCAATTCGGGCAAGCCCCATTTGCCATAGATCAATGTGTAATCAAAAAACACATTGGTCACAGCTTCAGTAGCAGTACCAACAACCAAGAGTTTGGTATTATTGGTTCCAACCAATAGTGCATTACGCAACTGATAGAGATACAAAAAGGGTAGGCCAAAGATGCGGATTCGTAAAAAACTTACAGCCATATCTACATTCTGCTGATCATTCAAGGCCCAGCGTAGAATGGTGGGTGCCAAAAACCAGGTAAATAGAATGCCAAATACAGAAACGGCCAAAGCAATGCGCACGCCTTGGGCAAACAAGCTGCCAATAGCGTCAATACGATTTTCACCAGCCCTTCGGGCAATCAGGGTTTGCAAGCCATTGTTCAGCCCATTACCAATAACCGCGAAAATGAGGTAGTAAACACCTGTAATACCGGCAACACCCAATTCCTGCTGACCTAATCCACCCAGAAAGATATTATTGGTGATAAAATTGAGCTGGGGCACTAATATGGATGCAGAAATGGGCAGCGCAATAGAGAGTATCTGCTTATTGGTGACTGCCACCCTGAAATCCGGTGTTTGTGCCATTTGTGCCATGGGCCGCAAAACTACTATTTATGCAGACCATATTCCCGCGCTGGTCTGAGAGATATTTTTTAACATTGCAGGGTAATTGAACCCAATGATTCAAAGGAAGATAGGGCTTTATGGCGAACAACAACAACCCGCTTACGGCAGTAACGATTTGTTGATTCTGGAAATAGCAGATGGGCATATTGCCTGCATGGTGAAACAGCCGGTAACTGGTCAGCTGATTGCTTTCGAGTTATTTGAGCTGGAAGACGAGCATGGCGACTGGAACAATATCCTGTACCATACGCGTGCGGCTTCACAAATATTGGCCAGGCATTTCACGAATACACATATCTATTTCAACTTCCCTGAAGCTGCTTTGATTCCTGCAGATAAACTGGGTACCAATGCAGGAGAAGATTTTCTGAATCTTCTATTTGGTGATCATGAAAACACCGTATTCAAATACGAACGTATTCCTGATCATCCACAAACAGTATGTATCTACCGCATTTCACAAAGCTTAATGGATGCAATTGGCAGAAATTTTCTGATTGTTACAGCCAGCCATGTGTATGCACAGCTTATGCAGGAAGCGAGTAAACACCAGCATATTACCAATTTGCTGATCGCACAAGTGTATCACGGCAATGTGAACTTTCTATTCCGCAAGGCAGGGCAGGTACAAGTTTTGCAGTCCAAATACTTCAGCAGCGAAGCTGATTTATTATATCATTTATTGAATATCAGTCAGCAAATGCAGGTGAGTCCTGGAGCAGTTACGCTTTTCCTCTCCGGTCTTTTCAACGCAGAGAGCGATTGGATGGTACACCTCAGAAATAGTTTTGGGTCTGTACGCATGGATGAGATCCATATCTCCGGTGATCTGCAGAAAGGCCTCACAGGTTATCCTGCCTACTATCTTTCGCCCATGCTAAAGTTGGTGGTATGAGAATCATCTCAGGAAAATTTGGTGGCAGGCGTATTCACCCCCCGGCCAAAATGCCGCATACTAGACCTACAACCGACATTGCTAAAGAAGGGCTCTTCAATATACTCCAGCACAGAATTGATTTTGAAGGCGCCAAAAGTTTGGATCTTTTCGGCGGCACAGGTTGTATCAGTTATGAGCTGGCATCCAGAGGGGCTTCAGACCTTACCATCATTGAGAAAGACGTGCACATGCATGCTTTCATCAAAGAAAATATTACTAAACTCGGTATTGAAAATTGCAAAGTCATCAAGATGGATGTGTTCGCCTTCATGCAGGGCTGCAATGATCAATATGATTTCATTTTTGCTGGTCCGCCATACGCGCTTGGTCCGATAGATGACATCCCACGCATCATTGTGCAGCGTAAACTCATCAAGCAAGGCGGTATTTTTGTATTAGAACATACCCCACGCAACCAATACGAAAACTTCGAAGGATTTAGTTTTCAACGAAACTACGGTACCACCGTGTTCTCATTTTTTACAAACGAAGCAAATGCGTAAACCGATTTTTGTTACAGGCATCGGCACAGGGGTAGGGAAGACTGTTGCCGCAGCCATTATTACAGAGGCCTTGGGTGCTGATTACTGGAAACCCATTCAGTCCGGGTATGAAGAAGGTACAGATTGCCATACCGTTCAATCACTCATCAGCAATACACAAACACAATTTCATCCGGAAGTATATAAACTGGCATTGCCCGCTTCACCACATATTGCAGCGAGAGAAGAAAGTGTGGTTATTGACCTGAGTACTATCGTAAACAACAAGCCCAAAACAAACAATCATCTTGTTATTGAAGGTGCTGGCGGATTATTGGTACCCATCAATGAAACGCAGTTTATCGCTGATATGATTCAGGCATTAGATGCGCAGGTGATACTCGTCAGCAGGAATTACCTCGGCAGCATCAATCACTCCCTCTTAACAGCAGAAGCCTGCAAACAGCGCAATATTCCTGTGCTTGGCTGGTTGTTTAACGATCAGTTCATGCAGTATGAGGAAGAGATTGTAGGCTGGACAGGAATCCGTACATTAGGTAGTATTCCTTTGGCAACAAATCTTGATAAGGCTTTTGTAGCTGCACAAGCTGCACGCATACGACCAGCTTTATTGGAGGTGCTAACATGACCAAAAAAGAAATCAGGCAATATTTCAAAGCCAAACGTTTGGCCATTGAGAGTCGGGAGCGATTGAAAATGGACGATTTATTGCTATTGCAATTTCAGCAATTGGATTTCACCGGTATTCAGAAAGTCATGAGCTATTGGCCGCTCACACATCTAGGTGAGCCTAATACCTTATTGTTCAGCAGATACCTCAGTCATTTATTACCTGACCTTGATTTGGCTTATCCGGTAACGGATTTTGCTACACATATTTTAACAGCTGTACGCATTACGGAAGATACCATTTATCAAACCAAGGAATTGGGATTAACAGAACCCAAAGCTGGTGATATTATCGAGCCGGAAGAACTGGAAGTAATACTAGTACCCATGCTTTGCTGCGATCTAGATGGCTACCGAGTAGGATATGGCAAGGGGTTTTATGATCGCTATCTGTCACGCTGTAATCCTAATGTCATACGTATTGGTTTCAGCTATTTTAACCCCATCGAAAAGATCACAGATCGAGATCAATATGATGTACCTTTAACACACTGCGTTACACCAGACCGTATCTATGAATTTTAATGCGTTTTTTCTCAGTTCATTCCGGGTACTCTTACTGCCATTTGCCCTGCTCTATGGCCTGATTATCATTGTCCGCAACTGGTTGTACAATCATGGCTATCTAAAAGCAGCCAAATTCAATTATCCCATTATCTGCATAGGCAATTTAGCTGTTGGCGGCACAGGTAAATCACCTATGACAGAATACTTGATTCGTCTATTGCACAAAGAGTACACTATCGGCACACTCAGCCGTGGTTATAAAAGAAAGACCAAGGGCTATGCATTAGCTGGTGAAACCACCACTGCGTTGGAAATAGGCGATGAACCCATGCAGTTCCACAGTAAGTTTCCGGATATTTCAGTGGCAGTTGCTGAGGAAAGAATTGATGGAATACCACAATTATTGCACGACCGACCTGATTTGGATTGCATTATACTGGATGATGCATTTCAACATAGAGAAGTGGCAGCAGGTTTCAATATTCTATTGACACAATTTGGTGATTTATATGTGCATGATTTCTTTCTGCCTACCGGCGATCTGCGTGATCAGTGGTCGTCTGCAGACAGGGCACAAGTGATTGTGGTTACGAAATGTCCGGCTGATTTAACCATCAAGCAAAAAGAAAAAATTATTCGTCAGCTGAGGCCAGCACCCGGACAAAGAGTATTCTTTACAACCATTGATTACGGAACTCCTTATCACATTATCAAGCGCACCGATGAATGGGTGATTACACCCAGAGACGAGGTATTATTGGTATGTGGTATTGCGAATCCAAAACCTCTAAAGGATTATCTGCTGGAAAGAGCGCATACGTATTATCAGAAGGATTACAGTGATCACCATATTTTCTCTATTGACGATCTGAATGAAATTAAAACTCAGTTTGATAAAATTCAGGCCAAGGACAAACTCATACTGACCACAGAAAAAGATGCCATGCGCTTGGTGAAATTCACGGAAGAGTTGCATGCGCTGCCTATTTATGTAGTACCAATCCGTCACCGTTTCTTATTTGATGAAGGTGAGCAGTTCGATCAGCAGGTGCTACAATACCTACAACAATTCAAACAACAACATGGGCAGGAAACAAAAGAGCAAACAGCGTAAAGAGCGACTCAAGAAGTTCACTGCATCACACCAGTTAAAAGGCGTGTTGGATGTTACGCGTTCAGGTATGGGCTATGTAGTGGTGGGCGATAATAAATCGGATGTGATGATTCGCCCCGGCGATTTCAATAATGCATTGCACGGTGATACAGTTACGGTGAAAGTGGTGAAGGAAAACTTGTCAACAGGAAAGCGAGATGGCAAGATCATTGAAGTATTAAAGCGTAAGCAGACAGAGTTTATTGGACATATTCAGCTCTCTACCAATTTCGCCTTTTTTGTAGCGGATACTGATAAACCTATGCCGGACTTATTTATTCCACTACAAAGTCTCAATGGTGCGAAGCATAAGGATCGTGTTATAGCCAAGTTGGTACAGTGGGAGAAAACTGATCGTAAACCAATTGGCGAAGTGATACAAGTATTGCTCGCAGAAGACGAGAACGATGCAGCCATGAAGGAATTACTGGCAGAAGCCGGTTTTCCTTTGAGTTTTGGTGATGATGTCCTGGAGGAAACAGCAAGACTGCCGGAAGTATTGAGCAGCGATGAGATTGCCAAAAGAAAAGATTGCAGAAGTGTACTCACTTTCACGATTGACCCTGTAGATGCACGCGATTTTGACGACGCCATTTCCTATCGAGAGTTGAAAAACGGACAGTATGAAATTGGTGTTCACATTGCCGATGTAAGCTATTATGTTGAGCCTGGTACTGCACTGGATGAAGAAGCCTACAAGCGTGCCACATCGGTGTATTTACCAGATCGTGTAAACCCCATGTTGCCGGAGAAAATATCAAATGAACTGTGTTCATTAAGACCACATGAAGATAAATTCACTTTTTCTGCCATCTTCCAGATGAATGCAAAAGCAGAGGTGAAGCAATACTGGTTGGGCAGAACGGTGATACATTCTGATCATCGCTACACGTACGAGGATGTACAGGACATCATCGAAGGAAAATCAGCAGGGCCTAACAAAGAGGTGGTATTATTCCTGAATGATCTGGCACAAAAACTACGCAAGCAACGCTTTAAAAAAGGAGCAATCAATTTCTCTTCTCAAGAAGTACGCTTTAAATTGGATGAGAAAGGAAAGCCAATTGGCATTGTTGTAAAAGAAAGCAAAGAAGCACATCAACTGATTGAAGAGTTTATGCTGCTTGCCAACAGAACTGTAGCAGAGAATATTGCCAAAATTGAAGTCAACAAAAAAGCCCTTCCGTTTCCTTATCGTGTGCACGATACACCAGATGAAGACAAACTCGCTCCATTCATTGAATTTGCACGTAAATACGGACATAAGTTTGATATCAGCAGTCCGGAAAAAATTGCCGCCAGTTTCAACACCATGCTTAATGATGTAAAGGGCAAACCTGAACAGCATGTGCTGGAACAGTTGGGTATTCGCACCATGGCCAAGGCTGCATATACAACCCAGAATATAGGACACTACGGATTGGCATTTGAACATTATTGCCATTTCACTTCACCCATCAGAAGATATCCAGATGTATTGGTGCATCGTGTACTACAATCAGTACTGGACAGTAAGCCTGCTTTAGACAAAAAGATGGAAGAGAAATGCAAGCACTGCAGTGAGCAGGAGCGTGCAGCGATGGAAACAGAAAGAGCCGCCAATAAATACAAGCAGGTAGAATTTATGCATGGCTATATTGGTCAGGTATTTGAAGGTGTGGTAAGTGGCGTGGCCAGTTTTGGTTTCTGGGTAGAAACCGTTGCGCATAAATGCGAAGGCTTGGTGAATGTGATTAGTTTAAGTGATTACGATGATTTCCGACATGTAGAATCAGATTATAGTTTAGTAGGCCGAAGAAGCGGCAGAAAGTTCCGC is drawn from Chitinophagales bacterium and contains these coding sequences:
- a CDS encoding 5-formyltetrahydrofolate cyclo-ligase — translated: MTKKEIRQYFKAKRLAIESRERLKMDDLLLLQFQQLDFTGIQKVMSYWPLTHLGEPNTLLFSRYLSHLLPDLDLAYPVTDFATHILTAVRITEDTIYQTKELGLTEPKAGDIIEPEELEVILVPMLCCDLDGYRVGYGKGFYDRYLSRCNPNVIRIGFSYFNPIEKITDRDQYDVPLTHCVTPDRIYEF
- the bioD gene encoding dethiobiotin synthase, which encodes MRKPIFVTGIGTGVGKTVAAAIITEALGADYWKPIQSGYEEGTDCHTVQSLISNTQTQFHPEVYKLALPASPHIAAREESVVIDLSTIVNNKPKTNNHLVIEGAGGLLVPINETQFIADMIQALDAQVILVSRNYLGSINHSLLTAEACKQRNIPVLGWLFNDQFMQYEEEIVGWTGIRTLGSIPLATNLDKAFVAAQAARIRPALLEVLT
- a CDS encoding DUF3822 family protein, with amino-acid sequence MIQRKIGLYGEQQQPAYGSNDLLILEIADGHIACMVKQPVTGQLIAFELFELEDEHGDWNNILYHTRAASQILARHFTNTHIYFNFPEAALIPADKLGTNAGEDFLNLLFGDHENTVFKYERIPDHPQTVCIYRISQSLMDAIGRNFLIVTASHVYAQLMQEASKHQHITNLLIAQVYHGNVNFLFRKAGQVQVLQSKYFSSEADLLYHLLNISQQMQVSPGAVTLFLSGLFNAESDWMVHLRNSFGSVRMDEIHISGDLQKGLTGYPAYYLSPMLKLVV
- the rnr gene encoding ribonuclease R, whose amino-acid sequence is MGRKQKSKQRKERLKKFTASHQLKGVLDVTRSGMGYVVVGDNKSDVMIRPGDFNNALHGDTVTVKVVKENLSTGKRDGKIIEVLKRKQTEFIGHIQLSTNFAFFVADTDKPMPDLFIPLQSLNGAKHKDRVIAKLVQWEKTDRKPIGEVIQVLLAEDENDAAMKELLAEAGFPLSFGDDVLEETARLPEVLSSDEIAKRKDCRSVLTFTIDPVDARDFDDAISYRELKNGQYEIGVHIADVSYYVEPGTALDEEAYKRATSVYLPDRVNPMLPEKISNELCSLRPHEDKFTFSAIFQMNAKAEVKQYWLGRTVIHSDHRYTYEDVQDIIEGKSAGPNKEVVLFLNDLAQKLRKQRFKKGAINFSSQEVRFKLDEKGKPIGIVVKESKEAHQLIEEFMLLANRTVAENIAKIEVNKKALPFPYRVHDTPDEDKLAPFIEFARKYGHKFDISSPEKIAASFNTMLNDVKGKPEQHVLEQLGIRTMAKAAYTTQNIGHYGLAFEHYCHFTSPIRRYPDVLVHRVLQSVLDSKPALDKKMEEKCKHCSEQERAAMETERAANKYKQVEFMHGYIGQVFEGVVSGVASFGFWVETVAHKCEGLVNVISLSDYDDFRHVESDYSLVGRRSGRKFRIGDKVHIRVVAANMEKRQLDYEWVIQPNQEETKAVKKKGAKN
- a CDS encoding RsmD family RNA methyltransferase; the protein is MRIISGKFGGRRIHPPAKMPHTRPTTDIAKEGLFNILQHRIDFEGAKSLDLFGGTGCISYELASRGASDLTIIEKDVHMHAFIKENITKLGIENCKVIKMDVFAFMQGCNDQYDFIFAGPPYALGPIDDIPRIIVQRKLIKQGGIFVLEHTPRNQYENFEGFSFQRNYGTTVFSFFTNEANA
- a CDS encoding MATE family efflux transporter, with translation MAQMAQTPDFRVAVTNKQILSIALPISASILVPQLNFITNNIFLGGLGQQELGVAGITGVYYLIFAVIGNGLNNGLQTLIARRAGENRIDAIGSLFAQGVRIALAVSVFGILFTWFLAPTILRWALNDQQNVDMAVSFLRIRIFGLPFLYLYQLRNALLVGTNNTKLLVVGTATEAVTNVFFDYTLIYGKWGLPELGFNGAALASIIAEFAGLIVIFWVIRSKGVSGQLQLFSNFRWHADNTRKILTISAPLVMQHAISIITWEFFYILVEHHGNRDLAISNTMRNIFGFFGCFTWAFAATTTTMVSNVIGQGLEEKVPELLRRIIYWSMGFAVVVCVLLNIVPGLFLSIYGQGDDFIHAAIPVLRVVSLALVIMSFSVVWMNAVTGSGHSKMTLLAEVIAIVLYSIYVYTTLEHLNLSITWGWVSEWVYWLSIFVPCYWFMRSGKWKHNQI
- the lpxK gene encoding tetraacyldisaccharide 4'-kinase, coding for MNFNAFFLSSFRVLLLPFALLYGLIIIVRNWLYNHGYLKAAKFNYPIICIGNLAVGGTGKSPMTEYLIRLLHKEYTIGTLSRGYKRKTKGYALAGETTTALEIGDEPMQFHSKFPDISVAVAEERIDGIPQLLHDRPDLDCIILDDAFQHREVAAGFNILLTQFGDLYVHDFFLPTGDLRDQWSSADRAQVIVVTKCPADLTIKQKEKIIRQLRPAPGQRVFFTTIDYGTPYHIIKRTDEWVITPRDEVLLVCGIANPKPLKDYLLERAHTYYQKDYSDHHIFSIDDLNEIKTQFDKIQAKDKLILTTEKDAMRLVKFTEELHALPIYVVPIRHRFLFDEGEQFDQQVLQYLQQFKQQHGQETKEQTA